A region of Myxococcus stipitatus DSM 14675 DNA encodes the following proteins:
- the ruvC gene encoding crossover junction endodeoxyribonuclease RuvC — protein MRVLGVDPGSRFMGYGVVEEKRGRLVHVGHGVIKVDETAPLAFRLKELHAALSAQIARFHPEAVAVEGVFTFRNARSALVLGHARGVALLAAAQGALPVFEYPPAKVKKSVGAGGAGGKDAVARMVRTFLGLEASELGRADASDALAVALCHLNHGRAAIPMAGSAGKKRKGAAALLADRLAPSYRRPEAG, from the coding sequence GTGCGCGTTCTCGGGGTGGACCCCGGCAGTCGCTTCATGGGCTACGGCGTGGTGGAGGAGAAGCGAGGCCGGCTGGTGCACGTGGGCCACGGCGTCATCAAGGTCGATGAGACAGCGCCCCTGGCCTTTCGCCTGAAAGAGCTGCACGCGGCGCTGTCCGCCCAGATTGCGCGGTTCCACCCGGAGGCCGTGGCCGTGGAGGGCGTGTTCACCTTCCGCAACGCACGCAGCGCGCTGGTGCTGGGCCATGCGCGCGGCGTGGCGCTGCTGGCGGCGGCGCAAGGGGCGCTGCCTGTCTTCGAGTATCCGCCCGCCAAGGTGAAGAAGTCGGTGGGCGCGGGCGGCGCGGGCGGCAAGGACGCGGTGGCGCGGATGGTGCGGACCTTCCTGGGGCTGGAGGCCTCGGAATTGGGCCGCGCGGACGCGAGCGACGCGCTGGCCGTGGCGCTGTGTCACCTCAATCACGGCCGCGCCGCCATTCCGATGGCGGGCTCGGCTGGCAAGAAGCGCAAGGGCGCCGCGGCGCTCCTCGCGGACAGATTGGCGCCGTCCTACCGGCGCCCGGAGGCGGGATGA
- a CDS encoding RtcB family protein, which yields MNQNPVNYEVLSDEAGRPIKAWTVGVPFEDEAKKQLRNVRGLPFIHKWVAVMPDVHRGYGATVGSVVPTVGAVVPAAVGVDIGCGMIAVRTTLRADQLPDSLRGVRSAIERAVPHGRSDNGGRNDVGAWRVAPASHQQAWARLVEGYDRIVAKHPRIGRGPELAHLGTLGTGNHFIELCLDESDGVWLMLHSGSRGVGNRIGSYFIELAKEDMRRWYINLPDADLAYLPEGTEHFEDYVFAVSWAQDFAATNREMMLKGAVEALQLSGELPPFELSDSAVNCHHNYVARENHFGKNCFVTRKGAVRAREGDLGIIPGSMGARSYIVRGKGNADSFHSCSHGAGRVMSREAAKRRFTLEDHEKATAGIECRKDVDVIDETPAAYKPIDAVMAAQADLVEVVHTLKQVVCVKG from the coding sequence ATGAATCAGAATCCGGTGAACTACGAGGTGCTGTCGGACGAGGCGGGTCGCCCCATCAAGGCGTGGACGGTGGGGGTGCCCTTCGAGGACGAGGCCAAGAAGCAGCTCCGGAACGTGCGTGGCCTGCCCTTCATCCACAAGTGGGTGGCGGTGATGCCGGACGTGCACCGCGGCTACGGCGCGACGGTGGGCAGCGTGGTGCCGACGGTGGGCGCGGTGGTGCCGGCCGCGGTGGGTGTGGATATCGGCTGCGGCATGATTGCGGTCCGCACGACGCTGCGTGCCGACCAGCTGCCGGACTCGCTGCGTGGGGTGCGCTCGGCCATCGAGCGAGCGGTGCCGCATGGCCGCTCGGATAACGGCGGCCGCAACGACGTCGGCGCGTGGCGTGTGGCGCCGGCTTCGCATCAGCAGGCGTGGGCGCGATTGGTCGAGGGGTATGACCGCATCGTGGCGAAGCACCCGCGCATCGGCCGTGGGCCGGAGCTGGCGCACCTGGGTACGCTCGGCACGGGTAACCACTTCATCGAGCTGTGCCTGGACGAGTCGGATGGCGTGTGGCTGATGTTGCACTCCGGTTCGCGTGGCGTGGGTAACCGCATCGGGAGCTACTTCATCGAGCTGGCGAAGGAGGACATGCGCCGCTGGTACATCAACCTCCCCGACGCGGACCTGGCGTACCTGCCGGAGGGGACGGAGCACTTCGAGGACTACGTCTTCGCGGTGAGCTGGGCGCAGGACTTCGCGGCGACCAACCGCGAGATGATGCTGAAGGGCGCGGTCGAGGCGCTTCAGCTCAGCGGCGAGCTGCCTCCGTTCGAGCTGTCCGACTCGGCGGTGAACTGCCACCACAACTACGTGGCGCGTGAGAACCACTTCGGGAAGAACTGCTTCGTGACGCGCAAGGGCGCGGTGCGAGCGCGTGAGGGTGACCTCGGCATCATCCCCGGCAGCATGGGGGCGCGTTCGTACATCGTCCGTGGGAAGGGGAACGCGGACAGCTTCCATTCCTGCAGCCACGGCGCGGGCCGGGTGATGTCGCGTGAGGCGGCGAAGCGGCGCTTCACGCTCGAGGACCACGAGAAGGCGACGGCGGGCATCGAGTGCCGCAAGGACGTGGATGTGATTGACGAGACGCCGGCTGCGTACAAGCCCATCGATGCGGTGATGGCGGCGCAGGCGGACCTGGTCGAAGTGGTCCACACGCTGAAGCAGGTCGTCTGCGTGAAGGGGTAG
- a CDS encoding response regulator, protein MLLVDSDAGAQSALAAALVEAGFEALLVSGAQAALESLAAEGPLPRLVISEVELPDGDGFGLCGQIRADVRTAHLPVLLLARRVEEFHRDLAGGVGADDYLAWPVAVEDVVSLARLKSGRATGTATFASHTARLSLSQVTRALLSGVRSGRLVLAEGEGWFAFRHGLVVDALFHGERGSLAFRRMLGFASGAYEVALGPELHKGSFTMDRAYLCETVLPALERFDALRARGLPLASRLTVDFTRLAAELPSLPEDVGEVVRLFDGRRTMRAALLECRYPEVVAYEAATRLFALGVLVPACLIEEREKASGSSGPTGFFEPMPSVESEPELVTTAARQDAD, encoded by the coding sequence GTGCTGCTGGTGGACTCGGATGCGGGCGCGCAGTCCGCGCTGGCGGCGGCGCTGGTGGAGGCGGGCTTCGAGGCGCTGCTGGTGAGCGGCGCGCAGGCCGCGCTGGAGTCGCTGGCGGCGGAAGGGCCGTTGCCCAGGTTGGTCATCTCGGAGGTGGAGCTCCCCGACGGGGATGGCTTCGGCCTCTGCGGACAGATTCGCGCGGACGTGCGCACCGCGCACTTGCCGGTGTTGCTGCTCGCCAGGCGCGTGGAGGAGTTTCATCGCGACCTCGCGGGGGGCGTGGGCGCGGACGACTATCTGGCGTGGCCGGTGGCGGTGGAGGACGTGGTGTCGCTGGCGCGGCTCAAGTCGGGGCGCGCGACGGGGACGGCCACGTTCGCGTCACACACCGCGCGGCTGTCCTTGTCGCAGGTGACGCGGGCGCTGTTGTCGGGAGTCCGCTCGGGACGGTTGGTGCTGGCGGAAGGGGAGGGCTGGTTCGCGTTCCGCCATGGCCTGGTGGTGGATGCCCTGTTCCACGGCGAGCGCGGGAGCCTGGCCTTCCGCCGCATGCTGGGCTTCGCCAGTGGCGCGTACGAGGTGGCGCTGGGGCCGGAGCTGCACAAGGGCTCGTTCACGATGGACCGGGCCTATCTGTGCGAGACGGTGTTGCCGGCGCTGGAGCGCTTCGATGCGCTGAGGGCGCGAGGCTTGCCGCTGGCGTCCCGGCTGACGGTGGACTTCACGCGGCTGGCGGCGGAGCTGCCCTCGCTGCCCGAGGACGTGGGCGAGGTCGTGCGACTGTTCGATGGGCGACGCACGATGCGCGCGGCGCTGCTCGAGTGCCGCTACCCGGAGGTCGTGGCCTACGAGGCGGCGACGCGGCTGTTCGCGCTGGGAGTGCTCGTGCCCGCTTGTCTCATCGAGGAGCGCGAGAAGGCGAGTGGCTCGTCGGGCCCGACAGGGTTCTTCGAGCCCATGCCCTCGGTGGAGTCCGAGCCCGAGCTCGTGACGACGGCGGCGCGACAGGACGCGGACTGA
- a CDS encoding ELWxxDGT repeat protein — MKAWRGIPMFVSVVLGGLTAVGCGAPLEERDSSVVGGEAALEDAPEGPLAVEVPTARRECGPDRVGPPGSKPEWLARGEGRLFYSAEGVEQGRELWSSSAGGTECADVVKDIRPGPMGSVPRFLTPLGKWVLFVADDGQHGPEMWRTDGTAAGTVMVKDVWQGERGSAPRALTRVGNWIYFVAEDFEHGQELWRTDGTDVGTQLVHEFQPGAGWRQLTGLVAWGDRLALVAYSADSAVLWSVDPRGLARAHFHSPVGVFFSLTAVGCRLFFLRDIGTDVAELWVTADRPGSAEKVRDFTGEIPSYLTSMNSMLFFVAGSDGYFGEKGDTRHGGELWRSDGSASGTRLVRDIWPGPKGSLPTSLVVMDGVLYFAAEDGWRGRELWRSDGSALGTWMVWDIEWGSTGSDPEQLAAENGWLFFSATTSRYGREAWTSDGWLWRTRRLTDIAPGTSSSDPRSFVRAGNEVFFLAGDVPMNEALWAVPFRPAWPCAQSGEDAQGCQ; from the coding sequence ATGAAGGCATGGCGTGGCATCCCGATGTTTGTGTCCGTTGTGTTGGGGGGGCTCACCGCGGTGGGGTGCGGTGCTCCGCTGGAGGAGCGCGACTCGAGTGTCGTGGGGGGGGAGGCGGCGCTGGAGGACGCGCCCGAAGGGCCGCTGGCTGTCGAGGTTCCGACGGCGCGCCGCGAGTGTGGACCGGACCGCGTGGGGCCTCCGGGCTCGAAGCCGGAGTGGCTGGCGCGGGGCGAGGGTCGGCTGTTCTACAGCGCGGAAGGGGTGGAGCAGGGGCGCGAGCTGTGGAGCAGCAGCGCCGGAGGGACCGAGTGCGCGGACGTGGTGAAGGACATCCGCCCCGGGCCCATGGGCTCGGTGCCGCGCTTCCTGACGCCGCTGGGCAAGTGGGTGCTCTTCGTCGCGGATGACGGTCAGCACGGGCCGGAGATGTGGCGCACGGATGGCACCGCGGCGGGCACGGTGATGGTGAAGGACGTGTGGCAGGGCGAGCGAGGCTCCGCGCCGCGTGCGCTCACCCGCGTGGGGAATTGGATCTACTTCGTCGCGGAGGACTTCGAGCACGGCCAGGAGCTGTGGCGCACGGACGGCACGGACGTGGGCACCCAGCTGGTGCACGAGTTCCAGCCCGGCGCGGGCTGGCGCCAGCTCACGGGGTTGGTGGCGTGGGGAGACCGGCTCGCGCTGGTGGCGTACTCGGCGGACTCAGCGGTGCTGTGGAGCGTGGACCCGCGAGGGCTCGCGCGTGCGCACTTCCACTCCCCGGTGGGGGTGTTCTTCTCGCTGACGGCGGTGGGCTGCCGCCTGTTCTTCCTGCGCGACATCGGGACGGATGTCGCGGAGCTGTGGGTGACGGCGGACCGTCCAGGCTCCGCGGAGAAGGTGCGCGACTTCACGGGAGAGATTCCGTCGTACCTCACGTCGATGAACAGCATGTTGTTCTTCGTGGCGGGCTCGGACGGGTACTTCGGGGAGAAGGGCGACACGCGCCACGGGGGGGAGCTGTGGCGCAGTGATGGCTCGGCGTCGGGCACGCGCCTGGTCCGCGACATCTGGCCGGGGCCCAAGGGCTCGCTGCCGACCAGCCTCGTCGTGATGGATGGCGTGCTCTACTTCGCGGCCGAGGATGGCTGGCGCGGGCGCGAGCTGTGGCGCAGCGACGGCTCCGCGCTGGGGACGTGGATGGTCTGGGATATCGAGTGGGGCTCGACGGGGAGTGACCCGGAGCAGCTCGCGGCGGAGAACGGCTGGCTGTTCTTCTCCGCGACGACGTCCCGCTACGGCCGCGAGGCCTGGACCAGCGACGGCTGGCTGTGGCGGACGCGCCGGCTGACGGACATCGCGCCGGGGACGTCGTCGTCGGACCCTCGCTCGTTCGTTCGCGCGGGGAACGAGGTGTTCTTCCTCGCCGGGGACGTGCCCATGAACGAGGCGCTGTGGGCGGTGCCCTTCCGCCCCGCGTGGCCGTGCGCGCAGTCGGGTGAGGATGCGCAGGGATGTCAGTGA
- the ruvB gene encoding Holliday junction branch migration DNA helicase RuvB — translation MVMARKSDTLSEEVLPEDVRLEASLRPRSFDEYVGQGPVVEKLKVYVQAAKSRGEALDHCLFSGPPGLGKTSLAHIIANELGVGIHVTSGPALERKGDLAGLLTNLDARDVLFIDEIHRLNAAVEEYLYPAMEDFRLDITIDTGPAARAMKIDLPPFTLIGATTRTGLLTSPLRDRFQIQERLEYYDAKALELILHRSARILGIPLEKDAAREVATRSRGTPRIVNRLLRRLRDFAEVEGNGRITLELAKKSLDRLGVDASGLDSMDRKILLTILDKFGGGPVGVETIAASVGEQRDTIEDVYEPFLMQEGFLQRTPRGRMATHRTYQYFKKPLPPTPQGSLF, via the coding sequence ATGGTCATGGCGAGGAAGTCCGACACTCTCTCCGAAGAGGTCCTCCCGGAGGACGTCCGGCTCGAGGCCTCCCTGCGTCCGCGCTCGTTCGACGAGTATGTGGGGCAGGGCCCCGTCGTCGAGAAGCTCAAGGTCTACGTGCAGGCGGCCAAGAGCCGCGGCGAGGCGCTGGACCACTGCTTGTTCTCGGGCCCCCCGGGTCTGGGCAAGACGTCGCTGGCGCACATCATCGCCAACGAATTGGGCGTGGGCATCCACGTGACGAGCGGCCCCGCGCTCGAGCGCAAGGGCGACCTGGCGGGTCTGCTGACCAATTTGGACGCGCGCGACGTCCTCTTCATCGACGAAATCCACCGGCTCAACGCGGCGGTGGAGGAGTACCTCTACCCGGCGATGGAGGACTTCCGGCTGGACATCACCATCGACACGGGGCCGGCCGCCCGGGCGATGAAGATAGACCTGCCTCCCTTCACCCTCATCGGCGCGACGACGCGCACGGGCCTCCTCACCTCGCCGCTGCGAGACCGGTTCCAGATCCAGGAGCGCCTGGAGTACTACGACGCGAAGGCCCTGGAGCTCATCCTCCACCGCTCCGCGCGCATCCTGGGCATCCCCTTGGAGAAGGACGCCGCCCGCGAGGTGGCCACTCGCTCCCGAGGCACGCCGCGCATCGTCAACCGGCTCTTGCGCCGGCTGCGCGACTTCGCGGAGGTGGAGGGCAACGGCCGGATTACGTTGGAGCTGGCCAAGAAGTCCCTGGACCGGCTGGGGGTGGACGCCAGCGGCCTGGACTCCATGGACCGGAAGATCCTCCTCACCATCCTGGACAAGTTCGGTGGGGGGCCGGTGGGCGTGGAGACCATCGCCGCCAGCGTGGGCGAACAACGCGATACGATTGAGGACGTGTACGAGCCATTCCTCATGCAAGAGGGCTTCCTGCAGCGCACGCCCCGGGGCCGGATGGCCACGCATCGCACCTACCAGTACTTCAAGAAGCCGCTGCCACCCACGCCCCAGGGCAGCCTCTTCTGA
- the ruvA gene encoding Holliday junction branch migration protein RuvA has protein sequence MIARLRGVVLEKDAEGAVIDVQGVGYQVNFSSLSLGKLPPEGQPVDVRVRTVVREDAFDLFGFLSKAEEDVFLLLNGVSRVGPRMALGVLSGMEVPELVAALSRGEVARLAKIHGVGKKTAERLVLELKDKMKTVHLEAVSRGTAPAPEGGTHSDLVSALLNLGYKPPQAEKAAELATSRLGADASFQALFREALKSLRAGG, from the coding sequence ATGATTGCTCGGCTGCGTGGCGTGGTTCTGGAGAAGGATGCCGAAGGCGCTGTCATTGACGTGCAGGGTGTGGGCTACCAGGTGAACTTCTCGTCGCTGTCGCTCGGCAAGCTGCCCCCGGAAGGGCAGCCCGTCGACGTGCGCGTGCGCACCGTCGTTCGCGAGGACGCCTTCGACCTCTTCGGCTTCCTGTCCAAGGCGGAGGAGGACGTCTTTCTCCTGCTCAACGGTGTCTCGCGCGTGGGGCCCCGCATGGCGCTGGGCGTGCTGTCCGGCATGGAGGTGCCGGAGCTGGTGGCGGCGCTGTCTCGTGGAGAGGTGGCGCGGCTGGCCAAGATCCACGGCGTCGGAAAGAAGACCGCCGAGCGGCTGGTGCTGGAGCTCAAGGACAAGATGAAGACCGTCCACCTGGAGGCGGTGTCCCGAGGTACCGCGCCAGCACCCGAGGGGGGGACACACTCCGACCTCGTCTCCGCTTTGCTCAACCTGGGCTACAAGCCCCCCCAAGCGGAGAAGGCCGCGGAGCTCGCCACCAGCCGGCTGGGCGCCGACGCCTCCTTCCAGGCCCTCTTCCGCGAGGCCCTCAAGTCCTTGAGGGCCGGCGGCTGA
- a CDS encoding sigma-54-dependent transcriptional regulator: MASSQPLLLVDDDAAFRKVYGKLLRDAGHDVVEAGDRPSARAAFEARAFPLVLLDLMLPPDGSVSAGLEGLAALLDARPGTKVIVISGVGDTRHSLEAIRLGAYDFLTKPVDPDVLLVVVQRALARVALERQVEALRTSLEQASRDAAMVGQSPSFLAAVSLAERVATSDLPVLVTGENGTGKELLARTVHLKSRRQSGPFIPVNCGALPETLLESALFGHVKGSFTGATRDHRGLFAEADGGTLFLDELGDMTPALQVKVLRALETGDILPVGADRPVHVDVRLISATHRDLGRMLQEGAFREDLYWRVKGVEVRLPALRERALDLPLLATHFLNQCAHLCPDGRARLLSEAAAEALAAHAWPGNLRELRHEMQRATVLAGERRELQPEDLSFTGSERPRAAPTGATTLAAKVEALERREIEEALKRHGGNRTHSAEALGLSRQGLLKKLDRYGLT, translated from the coding sequence ATGGCCTCTTCCCAGCCGCTGCTGCTCGTCGACGACGATGCCGCCTTCCGCAAGGTCTACGGCAAGCTGCTGCGCGACGCGGGGCATGACGTGGTGGAGGCGGGGGACCGTCCCTCCGCCCGCGCGGCGTTCGAGGCACGGGCGTTCCCGCTGGTCCTCCTGGACCTGATGCTGCCTCCGGACGGCAGCGTGTCCGCGGGGCTGGAGGGCCTGGCCGCGCTGCTCGATGCGAGGCCGGGCACCAAGGTCATCGTCATCTCCGGCGTGGGGGACACGCGCCACTCGCTGGAGGCGATTCGCCTGGGTGCGTACGACTTCCTCACCAAGCCGGTGGACCCGGATGTGCTCCTGGTCGTCGTGCAACGCGCGCTGGCCCGCGTGGCCCTGGAGCGGCAGGTCGAGGCGCTGCGCACCTCCCTGGAGCAGGCGTCCAGGGACGCGGCCATGGTGGGGCAGAGCCCCTCGTTCCTCGCCGCTGTCTCCCTGGCCGAGCGGGTGGCGACCAGTGACTTGCCGGTGCTCGTCACCGGAGAGAACGGCACGGGCAAGGAGCTGCTCGCGCGAACGGTGCACCTCAAGAGCCGCCGCCAGTCGGGCCCCTTCATCCCGGTCAACTGCGGCGCGCTCCCCGAGACGCTGCTGGAGAGCGCGCTCTTCGGCCATGTGAAGGGCAGCTTCACCGGGGCGACGCGGGACCATCGAGGCCTCTTCGCCGAGGCCGATGGCGGCACGCTGTTCCTGGACGAGCTGGGCGACATGACGCCGGCCCTCCAGGTGAAGGTGCTGCGTGCGTTGGAGACCGGAGACATCCTGCCCGTGGGCGCGGACCGCCCGGTGCACGTCGACGTGCGCCTCATCTCCGCGACGCATCGGGACCTGGGCCGCATGCTCCAGGAGGGGGCGTTTCGCGAGGACCTCTACTGGCGTGTGAAGGGCGTGGAGGTCCGGCTGCCCGCGCTGCGTGAGCGCGCCCTGGACCTGCCGCTGCTGGCCACGCACTTCCTCAACCAGTGCGCGCACCTGTGTCCGGATGGTCGGGCCCGGTTGTTGTCGGAGGCCGCCGCGGAGGCGCTCGCGGCGCATGCCTGGCCGGGCAACCTGCGTGAGCTCCGGCACGAGATGCAGCGCGCGACGGTGCTCGCGGGAGAGCGTCGCGAGCTTCAGCCCGAGGACCTGTCCTTCACCGGAAGCGAGCGCCCGCGAGCAGCTCCCACGGGCGCCACCACGCTGGCCGCGAAGGTGGAGGCGCTGGAGCGCCGTGAAATCGAGGAGGCCCTGAAGCGCCACGGTGGCAACCGCACGCACTCGGCGGAGGCCCTGGGCCTGTCACGACAGGGACTCCTCAAGAAGCTGGACCGCTACGGCCTGACGTGA
- a CDS encoding YebC/PmpR family DNA-binding transcriptional regulator, whose protein sequence is MSGHNRWSKIKRQKAAMGATKGKLYSKVIKEITVSSRLGGGDPSGNARLRVALGLAREANIPKDTIERAIKKGTGELEGESYEEVMYEGYGPGGVAVLVECLTDNRNRTSADVRSVFGRHGGNLGAEGAVAWMFHKKGVVTVKPGPAEDAVLEKALEAGAEDVLPQGSDGFEVRTAPADLHTVAVSLESAGLSLGEQKWMYLPQNTVQLDGDNAKKMLKLMDALEDNDDVQNVHANFEMDESLMESLSQ, encoded by the coding sequence ATGTCTGGTCACAATCGATGGTCGAAGATCAAGCGCCAGAAGGCCGCGATGGGCGCGACCAAGGGCAAGCTCTACTCGAAGGTCATCAAGGAGATCACCGTCTCCTCGAGGCTGGGCGGGGGAGACCCGAGTGGCAACGCGCGGCTGCGCGTGGCGTTGGGGTTGGCTCGCGAGGCCAACATCCCCAAGGACACCATCGAGCGCGCCATCAAGAAGGGCACCGGTGAGCTGGAGGGGGAGAGCTACGAGGAGGTCATGTACGAGGGCTACGGCCCCGGCGGCGTGGCGGTGCTCGTGGAATGTCTCACCGACAATCGCAACCGCACCTCCGCCGACGTGCGCTCCGTGTTTGGCCGTCACGGCGGCAACCTGGGCGCCGAGGGCGCGGTGGCCTGGATGTTTCACAAGAAGGGTGTCGTCACCGTGAAACCAGGCCCCGCGGAGGACGCGGTGCTGGAGAAGGCGCTGGAGGCGGGAGCCGAGGATGTCTTGCCCCAGGGCTCGGACGGCTTCGAGGTGCGCACCGCGCCCGCGGACCTGCACACGGTGGCCGTGAGCCTGGAGTCGGCGGGCCTGTCGCTGGGTGAGCAGAAATGGATGTATCTGCCGCAGAATACCGTCCAGCTCGACGGTGATAATGCGAAGAAGATGCTCAAGCTGATGGACGCGCTCGAGGACAACGACGACGTGCAGAACGTGCACGCGAACTTCGAGATGGACGAGTCCTTGATGGAGTCCCTGTCGCAATAA
- the rtcA gene encoding RNA 3'-terminal phosphate cyclase, with amino-acid sequence MLRIDGSKGEGGGQVLRTSLALSLVTGTPFTMTNIRAGRAKPGLLRQHLTAVKAAESVGAAEVSGAELGSRELTFRPRTIAAGNYHFAVGTAGSATLVFQTVLPALLHAAEPSTLVLEGGTHNPAAPPFDFLTRAYLPLLNKMGPEVSATLERPGFFPAGGGKFRVDLQPRALKPLSLLERGRVLRREVKAVVAMIPFDVAKREMETAGALLKWRPDELRVEELKRTACPGNVLVAEVESEHVTEVFTGFGERGKRAEVVAEEVASEVKRYLDAEVPVGEHLCDQLLLLFALAKGGTFRTVPLDGHAVTQIETMSHFLEVKVDVREVSREVREVVVRG; translated from the coding sequence ATGTTGCGCATCGATGGTTCCAAGGGAGAGGGCGGCGGGCAGGTGTTGCGCACGTCGCTGGCGTTGTCGCTGGTGACGGGGACGCCGTTCACGATGACGAACATCCGCGCGGGGCGGGCGAAGCCGGGCCTCCTGCGCCAGCACCTGACGGCCGTGAAGGCGGCGGAGTCGGTGGGTGCGGCCGAGGTGTCCGGCGCGGAGCTGGGCTCTCGCGAGCTGACCTTCCGTCCCCGCACGATTGCCGCGGGCAACTACCACTTCGCGGTGGGCACGGCGGGCAGCGCGACGCTGGTGTTCCAGACGGTGCTGCCCGCGCTGCTGCACGCGGCGGAGCCCTCCACGCTGGTGTTGGAGGGAGGGACGCACAACCCCGCGGCGCCCCCGTTCGACTTCCTCACCCGGGCGTACCTGCCGCTCTTGAACAAGATGGGGCCGGAGGTCTCCGCGACGCTGGAGCGTCCGGGCTTCTTCCCCGCGGGCGGCGGGAAGTTCCGCGTGGACCTCCAGCCGCGCGCGCTGAAGCCCCTCTCGCTGTTGGAGCGCGGGCGGGTGCTGCGCCGCGAGGTGAAGGCCGTGGTGGCGATGATTCCCTTCGACGTGGCGAAGCGGGAGATGGAGACCGCGGGGGCGCTGCTCAAGTGGCGTCCGGACGAGCTGCGTGTGGAGGAACTCAAGCGCACCGCGTGTCCCGGCAACGTGCTGGTGGCGGAGGTGGAGAGCGAGCACGTCACCGAGGTCTTCACGGGCTTCGGTGAGCGCGGCAAGCGCGCGGAGGTCGTGGCCGAGGAGGTGGCGTCGGAGGTGAAGCGCTACCTGGACGCGGAGGTGCCGGTGGGCGAGCACCTGTGCGACCAGCTCCTGCTCCTGTTCGCGCTGGCGAAGGGTGGGACGTTCCGCACCGTGCCGCTGGACGGCCATGCGGTGACGCAAATCGAGACGATGTCGCACTTCCTCGAGGTGAAGGTGGACGTGCGAGAGGTGTCCCGAGAGGTCCGCGAGGTGGTGGTTCGCGGCTGA